One Erpetoichthys calabaricus chromosome 8, fErpCal1.3, whole genome shotgun sequence DNA segment encodes these proteins:
- the chchd2 gene encoding coiled-coil-helix-coiled-coil-helix domain-containing protein 2 — MPRGNRSRMSRSPSPMSRAPSRPMAPAASASSVPAHPPPSAVAPPSTAPRQPGMFAQMATTAAGVAVGSAVGHTIGHAMTGGFGGGGNAEPARADITYQEPVAAAPPMYQQQSQRSPCEYELRQFIECAQNQNDLRLCEGFSEVLKQCKFANGMS, encoded by the exons ATGccgagaggaaaccggagcagaaTGTCAAGATCTCCTTCCCCAATGAG CCGTGCGCCTTCCAGACCAATGGCTCCTGCTGCCTCTGCTTCATCGGTTCCTGCACACCCACCTCCATCAGCAGTCGCTCCCCCTTCCACAGCTCCTCGCCAGCCTGGCATGTTTGCTCAGATGGCAACTACTGCTGCTGGAGTTGCCGTGGGCTCTGCCGTAGGACACACTATTGGTCATGCGATGACAGGTGGCTTTGGCGGAGGAGGAAATGCTGAACCAGCAAGGGCAGACATCACTTACCAG GAGCCTGTTGCTGCAGCGCCACCCATGTATCAGCAGCAGAGCCAGCGTAGTCCATGTGAATATGAGCTGCGTCAGTTTATCGAGTGTGCGCAAAACCAGAATGACCTGCGGCTCTGTGAAGGCTTCAGTGAGGTGCTCAAACAATGCAAGTTTGCCAACG gaatGTCATAA